Proteins encoded within one genomic window of Tidjanibacter massiliensis:
- the nadD gene encoding nicotinate (nicotinamide) nucleotide adenylyltransferase, whose product MHSVILYFGSFNPVHKGHMAVAEWILEQGLCNEVWFVVSPQNPLKRDGSLIGEEERLAMVRLAAAASRYSRRMRACDVEFSLPRPSYTVDTLSVLTERYPDTTFSLLVGSDIPGQITQWKEWRKLLDNYKIYVYPRRGYPAPAADCGFTVLEGAPFEDYSSTEVRTALTEGGGDDMVPDVVKEYIKTQGLWNTGKR is encoded by the coding sequence ATGCATTCCGTCATTCTCTATTTCGGTTCGTTCAATCCCGTTCACAAGGGACACATGGCCGTTGCGGAATGGATACTGGAACAGGGGCTGTGCAATGAGGTGTGGTTTGTCGTTTCGCCGCAGAATCCGCTGAAACGAGACGGTTCGCTTATCGGCGAAGAGGAGCGGCTGGCCATGGTACGGCTTGCGGCGGCAGCATCGCGTTATTCGCGGAGAATGAGGGCGTGCGACGTGGAATTCTCGCTCCCGCGTCCCTCTTATACCGTCGATACGCTGTCGGTACTGACCGAACGTTATCCGGACACGACATTCTCCCTGCTGGTGGGAAGCGACATTCCCGGCCAGATAACGCAATGGAAGGAGTGGAGGAAACTGCTGGACAATTATAAAATATATGTATATCCGCGGAGGGGATATCCGGCTCCTGCGGCGGATTGCGGATTCACCGTACTCGAAGGCGCCCCTTTCGAAGATTACTCCTCGACAGAGGTAAGGACTGCGCTGACGGAGGGCGGCGGAGACGATATGGTTCCGGATGTAGTCAAAGAGTATATCAAAACACAGGGATTATGGAACACAGGCAAGAGATAG
- a CDS encoding DUF3109 family protein, producing the protein MIEIEERIVVTDILTERFCCDLAACRGMCCVEGNAGAPLEKEELAVLEREYERFSPYMTEEGRQAVAQQGFFVIDGDGDYTTPLIGDADCAYACRENGTTLCAIEKAWHEGRTAFRKPVSCHLYPIRVTKFSDGSEGLHYHRWDICAPARRYGRKTGIRVYESLREPIIRKFGAEFYKELDAAAKYMEKEYRTE; encoded by the coding sequence CTGATAGAGATAGAGGAACGGATAGTCGTCACCGACATCCTGACCGAACGGTTCTGCTGCGACCTTGCAGCCTGCCGGGGCATGTGCTGCGTGGAGGGCAATGCCGGCGCTCCGCTCGAAAAGGAGGAACTCGCCGTTCTGGAGAGAGAATACGAGCGGTTCAGTCCCTACATGACCGAAGAGGGCAGACAGGCGGTCGCGCAACAGGGGTTTTTCGTGATAGATGGGGACGGGGACTATACCACGCCCCTGATAGGGGATGCCGACTGCGCCTATGCCTGCCGGGAAAACGGCACGACTCTCTGCGCCATCGAAAAGGCATGGCACGAAGGCCGTACCGCTTTTCGCAAACCGGTCTCATGCCATCTCTATCCGATACGCGTCACGAAGTTCAGCGACGGCAGCGAAGGACTGCACTACCACCGTTGGGATATCTGTGCACCGGCTCGTCGATACGGCAGGAAAACGGGAATACGCGTCTATGAGTCGCTCCGGGAACCCATCATCCGGAAATTCGGCGCCGAATTCTACAAAGAGCTGGATGCAGCGGCCAAATACATGGAGAAAGAATATCGAACAGAATGA
- a CDS encoding D-alanine--D-alanine ligase family protein yields the protein MKKLNIALLAGGNSSEREVALASAAMILDAFDRSRYNVIPVDVHGLHWTCKGAGDRKVEVDKTDFSVPVGDGKIRFDYAFIMIHGTPGEDGKLQGYLEMMGIPYSTSGFVSSVETFDKTLCKRIVSEIDGLCLAREVLLRRGDRVDADAIAARLGLPVFVKPNASGSSCGVTKVKSVADMVPAIERAFTESDAVLIEEFIEGREFGCGVWITADGIRALPVTEIKSHKEFFDYEAKYTAGMSDEITPAEIPAAATVRIQRLAEAAAKACNCRGIVRVDFIMTPTGDIYMVEINSVPGMSGGSIVPKQIAAAGLNMTEVINAVIEDTLCRR from the coding sequence ATGAAAAAATTAAATATAGCCCTGCTTGCGGGTGGGAACTCCTCCGAAAGGGAGGTAGCGCTGGCAAGCGCCGCAATGATACTCGATGCTTTCGACCGCAGTCGATATAATGTCATTCCAGTCGATGTCCACGGTTTACACTGGACCTGTAAGGGGGCCGGGGACCGGAAGGTCGAAGTGGACAAGACGGACTTCTCCGTTCCGGTCGGCGACGGCAAGATACGGTTCGACTATGCTTTCATCATGATACACGGTACGCCCGGCGAAGACGGCAAGTTGCAGGGATATCTGGAGATGATGGGTATTCCGTACTCCACATCGGGTTTCGTCTCCTCGGTGGAGACGTTCGACAAGACACTCTGCAAACGCATCGTGTCAGAAATCGACGGTTTGTGTCTTGCCCGCGAAGTCCTGCTGCGCCGGGGCGACCGGGTGGATGCCGATGCGATAGCCGCCCGGCTCGGACTGCCCGTCTTCGTAAAGCCGAATGCCAGCGGAAGCAGTTGTGGAGTAACCAAAGTAAAGAGCGTTGCCGACATGGTCCCCGCAATCGAACGCGCCTTCACCGAAAGCGACGCTGTGCTCATCGAGGAGTTCATCGAGGGGAGGGAGTTCGGCTGCGGCGTCTGGATAACTGCCGACGGAATCCGGGCGCTTCCCGTAACGGAAATCAAGTCGCACAAAGAGTTTTTCGATTACGAGGCGAAATATACCGCGGGGATGTCGGACGAAATCACGCCGGCGGAGATTCCCGCCGCAGCAACGGTCCGGATACAGCGGCTCGCCGAAGCGGCGGCCAAGGCATGCAACTGCCGCGGAATCGTACGCGTGGACTTCATCATGACTCCCACCGGGGATATATATATGGTGGAAATCAACTCCGTCCCCGGCATGAGCGGCGGAAGCATCGTACCCAAACAGATAGCCGCGGCAGGCCTGAACATGACGGAGGTGATAAACGCCGTTATCGAAGATACCCTATGCAGGCGCTGA
- a CDS encoding peptidoglycan DD-metalloendopeptidase family protein, with amino-acid sequence MKRNTSAAKAIVCTVVLWTIPLLLAAQRSVPKLEDLPRRAIDTLDTDDSNIKIVIFTNNTWCYYYPDLNERMDREVYREHWVNDRVFAYTDIQLKELPPVIDLQLIDRYGDFHAPAIGKVFSKYGTRGRRRHQGVDIPLSVGEPIYAAFNGKVRYARYNTGGYGNLVIIRHENGLETWYAHLTRCNVAQDDYVTAGTVIGFCGNTGRSRGAHLHFEMRYCDQAFDPEHLIDFSTGDLRYQTFALDRSFFSIYSRASETLEEEDDYDESLLAVHSPDGELTSEDILENIESTTQAAIKQEQAKTDPLYHTIRRGDYLGKIARQYGTTVKRLCQLNNISEDAIIREGRKLRVR; translated from the coding sequence ATGAAACGCAACACTTCCGCCGCCAAAGCGATAGTCTGTACCGTCGTATTGTGGACCATCCCCCTTTTGCTCGCCGCACAGCGCAGTGTCCCGAAACTCGAAGACTTGCCTCGCCGGGCGATAGATACGCTCGATACGGACGACAGCAATATCAAAATAGTGATATTCACGAACAATACCTGGTGTTACTACTATCCCGACCTGAACGAAAGAATGGACAGGGAGGTCTATCGGGAACATTGGGTGAACGACCGGGTTTTCGCCTATACGGACATCCAGCTCAAAGAGCTGCCGCCGGTTATCGACCTGCAGCTCATTGACCGGTACGGGGATTTCCACGCCCCGGCTATAGGCAAAGTCTTCTCGAAATACGGTACCCGCGGCCGGCGGCGGCATCAGGGAGTGGATATCCCCCTCTCCGTCGGCGAACCGATATACGCCGCTTTCAACGGCAAAGTGCGCTATGCCCGGTACAATACCGGCGGTTACGGCAATCTGGTCATCATCCGCCACGAAAACGGGCTGGAAACCTGGTATGCCCACCTGACACGTTGCAACGTGGCGCAGGACGATTATGTGACGGCCGGTACGGTTATCGGCTTCTGCGGCAATACGGGCCGCAGCCGCGGGGCGCACCTCCATTTCGAGATGCGGTATTGCGACCAGGCGTTCGACCCGGAACATCTCATCGACTTCTCCACGGGCGACCTCCGTTATCAGACTTTCGCCCTCGACCGTTCGTTCTTCAGCATCTATTCACGGGCCTCTGAAACACTGGAAGAGGAGGACGATTACGATGAATCCCTGCTCGCCGTACACTCTCCGGACGGGGAACTCACCTCCGAAGACATTCTGGAGAACATCGAATCCACCACACAGGCCGCCATCAAACAGGAGCAGGCAAAAACCGACCCTCTGTACCATACCATCCGGCGCGGCGATTATCTCGGCAAAATAGCCAGACAGTACGGTACGACCGTCAAGAGGCTTTGCCAGCTGAACAACATTTCGGAAGATGCCATCATCCGGGAAGGACGCAAACTACGCGTGCGATAA